CCTAGAGGAATGATTGTCCACGACAGAACCCGGCTTATCGGTTAATTTCGCCCTTTTTTATATCAAGATTGTTTTTTCTTTGCCCACCAACGTTTAAATGCAAGCCATAGTGAGAAAATTAATCCTAATACTAATAAGAAAACAGGAATCAACATAAGAAGAGACATGATTTGTTTTTCATATTTATTAAAAACTGGCGATAAACCAAATAAGTAACCTAATGTCACAATTAGAAAAATCCATAATGTCGCACTGATCCAGTTATAAATATGAAATTTTCGACTATGCAGTCCCGATATTCCCGCCATCATAGGTAATAACGTACGAACAAAAGCAATAAAGCGTCCAATGAATAAAGCTTGTAATCCATATTTATGGAATAACACTTCTGATTTTTTATGATATTTTTCAGGAACATGCTCCATCCATCCCTTCACCAGCTTAGTGTTACCTAACCAGAGACCTTGTACATAACCTAACCAAGTACCTAAAGCCGCGCCAGAAATTAAAATAAAATTTATTAAACCAAAATGAAAAACATCAAGACTAATCAATACACCAGTTAAGAATAATAAACTATCACCTGGTAAAAATGCTGCTGGTAATACGCCATTTTCTAATAAGATGACGACAAACAACATTCCATAAAGTGTCCAAAGCACATTCGGATTGGATAGTGTCGCAATATCCATGTTAATAAAAGCATGATAAAGAGTGATGATTGTTTCCATCTATTTAATTTCCCATTTTATTTATATTTATTAGTTATTGATCGTTCCACCAACGGTTAAATTATCCACTTTTAATGTGGGTTGTCCGACTCCTACAGGAACACTTTGCCCAGCTTTACCACAAATACCTACACCAGAATCTAATGTCAGATCGTTTCCAACCATTGATATTTGTTGCATGGTTTCTATGCCAGAGCCAATTAATGTTGCACCTTTAACTGGTGTAGTGATTTTTCCTTTTTCAATCAAATAAGCTTCTGATGTCGAAAATACAAACTTACCAGAAGTGATATCAACTTGCCCACCCGAAAAATTAGGTGCATAAAGTCCATAATCAACACTGTTGATAATGTCGTCGAAAGAAGATTCTCCTGCTAACATATAAGTGTTAGTCATTCTTGGCATAGGTAAGCATGAATACCCTTCCCGACGCCCATTGCCAGTTGAATGTGTGTTCATCAATTTAGCATTAATCTTATCAAACATATAGCCTTTTAAAACACCGTTTTCGATAAGAACGGTTTTTTGACTAACTGTACCTTCATCATCTATTGATAATGAACCTCTACGGTTTTCAATTGTTCCGTCATCGACAATTGTACAGAGTTCTGACGTAACTTTTTCACCAATTTTTCCTGAGAATACCGAGCTATTTTTGCGATTAAAATCGCCTTCTAAACCATGCCCTACCGCTTCATGAAGTAGTACTCCTGGCCAACCCGCGCCTAAAATTACAGGCATTGTACCTGCAGGGGTAGCTTTAGCTGACAATGAAACTAATGCTAATCTCACCGCTTCACGAGTATAACTATCAGCAAAGCTTTCAGACGTTTTTGGATTAATATTTAAAAAATATTCATAACCAAAACGACCACCACCGCCACTACTTCCACGCTCACGTTTTCCGCCTTTTTCTACAATGACCGAAACAGATAAACGCACTAATGGACGGACATCAGCACATAATGTACCATCAGTTGCTGCAATCAAAATATCTTCGTAACTACCAGTTAAACTGGCTGATACTTCAATTACATTTTTATCAATTGACCTTGCTAACTGATCAACTTGTCGCAACAATGCAATCTTTTGCTCTTGGGAAAATGAGTTAATTGGATTAATTGATGCATACATTGGTATCATTTTAGACGTTTTAAAAGGCGTGACAACAATTGGGGTTTGCTGCTTAGTAATTGAATTAGCAGCCAATACACTCTGTTCTAAACGATTTAGGGAGAGCTGATCAGTATAAGCAAAACCTGTTTTTTCGCCAACAACTGCACGAACACCAACCCCCTGATCACGATGGAAAGATGCATTTTTAATAATGCTATCTTCCAGTACCCAGCTTTCGTAATAACCAGATAAAAAGTATAAATCACCAAAATCAATTTGTCTTGAACTTAACATATCGAGCAAATGTGAAATATCTTGATGGCTTAAATTATTAGGGGTGAGTAGCCGTTCACTCACTTGAGTTACTATCATAAATTCCTTAAATTTTAATTTATAATGATATATTTTTGATATATATCCATTATTCTTCTTATACTCAAACGTATAGTTAATCTGAAACTTTTTAACAAAGTATTGCTTTACATTAATACTACATCATATTGTTCTTGAATATAAAGTGGTTCAATTTTTACTTCAACTCTTTTACCAACAAAGACTTCAACTTCTGCTAGTGCATGTGATTCATCAATAGTTAAAGCATTAGCAACAGCAGATGAAGCGTATACTAAAAAATATTCAGAACGATGAGCTTTATATACTCTAACAATTTCACGTAGAATTTCATTGCAAACAGTTTCAACTGATTTCACTATTCCTCGTCCCTTACAAGCAGGACATTCTTCACATAAAATGTGCCCAATACTTTCACGAGTTCGTTTACGTGTCATTTCTACTAATCCCAATGTAGAAAATGAATTAATTGTTGTTCTGGCTCGATCTTTCGATAAAGAATCTTGCAATGACTGTAATACCCGTTCTCGATGCAACGTTTCTTGCATATCGATAAAATCGATAATGATAATCCCACCTAAATTGCGTAAACGTAATTGACGAGCAATAGCAATGGTTGCCTCTATATTTGTATTAAAGATTGTCTCTTCTAAATTACGATGACCAACAAAGGCACCAGTGTTAATATCAATTGTTGTCATGGCTTCGGTTTGGTCAATAATTAAATAACCACCAGATTTTAGTTTAACTTTACGATCCAACGCTCGTTGAATCTCATTTTCAGTATCATATAGATCGAATATTGGGATATTACCACGATAATGAAAGAGTTTATCTGTAACTTCTGGCATAAACTCTTGAGTAAAATCAACAAGAAGATCGTAAGTTAATTTAGAATCAACTAAAATACGTTCAATTGGATCACCAACAAAGTCTCTTAATACGCGCTGCGATAAAGCTAATTCACCATAAACTAAATTTTTACTGGTAGGACGAGCCATCCGTTCTTTAATTTTAGCCCATAGTCGTTTTAAAAAGTTTGCATCTTGCTCAAGCTCATGAGCATTTGCACCTTCTGCAGCTGTCCTAACAATAAAACCTCCGTCTGGAGTTACATATTGTTCAACAATATGTTTTAGCCTTTGACGCTCTTCCTCACTTTCAATACGTTGCGAAGTAGCAACATGTGCAGAATTTTGACCTGGCATCAATACTAAATAACGTGACGGTAAAGTAATATCAGTTGTAAGTCGAGCACCTTTAGTTCCTAAGGGATCTTTAACGACTTGTACCATCAAATCTTGCCCTTGACGGACAAGTTCAGAAATATCTTTTACTTGGAATTGCTCTTGTTCTGAATCTGATACACATTCAGTATGAGGCATGATATCTGATGCATGTAAAAATGCAGCCTTTTCAAGACCAATATCAACAAATGCTGCCTGCATACCAGGCAAAATGCGAATAATTTTTCCTTTATAAATATTACCGACAATACCTCGACGAGATTCACGATCGACATGAATCTCTTGCAAAACACCATCTTCAATATAAGCAACTCGCGTTTCAGACGGAGTTACATTCATTAATAATTCAACAGACATACAGAAATATTCCCCTAATTAATTGCAAAGCTCAGTTTTATTCTTTGCAATAGCAAATATATCCATATCCATAAAAAGCCATCAACACAACTTGATAATAGAATATAAGGTGACATAGTAATTGTATGATAAATACTTGCCTGAAATATAAAGATTAATGCATTATAACATACTGAAATACCAAATAAGATAAAAGCCTGTTGCCATAAAGCTAAATTACTCAACAATTGGTATTTGAATACAAGTAGATAGGCAATTAGAGAATAGATGAAGGCATGTACGCCCAATATTGTTCCCGAACATAAATCTATAATTAAACCAAAAACAAATGCTGTACCTATACTAATCTGATAAGGCAGAGTAATTAACCAATAAGCGATAATTAATAGAAACAAATGTGGTTTGAACATATCATATGAAGGTGACCAAGGTATAATTTGAAAAAATAAGCCTATTAACAAAGTGAACCAAATAACTAATATGCTATTACGAGCCCTCATGTTTTACTCCTTGATCTCCCCATAGTAATAATAGATAACGTAGACGTGTTAGATCGGCTGTCGGTGTTGCAGAAATAACCGGAGTTGAATCGCTAATATCAAGTTTAACTGAACTTACTACCGCAACAGGATAACCTTCAGGAAAACGACCATCTAGTCCAGAAGTTACTAATATGTCCCCAACTTTTATATCAACATTATTTGGTAAAAAATCGAGTGTTAAATCATTACTGCACCCATTACCGACTGCCACCATAGAAATATCATTTCTTAATATTTGTACAGGTATTGCATGTTGATAATCACAAACTAGAATTGCTCGGCTAGTTTTTTGAGCAGTTTCATAAATTTGCCCAACGATACCTTTATCATCAACGACAGGTTGACCAATATAGACACCATCTTTTTTACCTTTATTGATAACGACTTGATAAACGTAAGGATCTGTATCAGCTAATATAACTTGAGCTGCCATTTTATGCTCATCATGCCTTAAAGGCGACCCTAATAATTCTCTTAATCGATCGTTTTCATGTCTAAGATGTTCAAGCAACAATAAGTCTGTCTTTTTTTCAAGCAGTATTTTATTTAAATTTGCATTTTCTTTTTCTAAAGCTTCGCGCGTCTTTGACATCTCATAAAGTGAGTCATAGGTCGCTTTTGGTGCATTTGAAATGTAATACAAAGGCGAAATCATTGTATCTAAATAGTAACGAACTTCTTTAAACGGACGATAATTTAAATCTAATATTATCAATATAATAGATAATAGCAAAGATATAAATAATTGCACACTAAGAGGAGAACGTTTAGAAAAAAGTAATTTCATTATCCAGTACTTACCTGTTATATGCTTAAAATCTAATTAATTCAAGATATGACTCCGCCGACTATGTCGGCGGAAAAAGTGAGATGTTTATTAATTATCGATTTCATAAATATGAAATTAATCAATAATTAGACAATAATTACTCTTCACTAAAGAGGTCTCCTCCCTCCATATCGACCATATCGAGAGCTTTGCCTCCACCTCGTGCTACACATGTAAGAGGATCTTCAGCAACAACCACATGAATACCGGTTTCAGCCGATAGTAATTTATCAATATTACGTAATAGAGCGCCACCGCCAGTTAACACCATACCATGTTCGGAAATATCGGAAGCCAGTTCAGGTGGGCACTGTTCTAATGCAACTTTAACGGCACTGACGATACCACTTAGTGGTTCTTGAAGCGCTTCTAAAATTTCATTAGAATTCAAAGTAAAGCTACGCGGTACACCTTCGGCAAGATTTCGACCACGAACTTCAATTTCAAGAACTTCATCCCCAGGATACGCGCTTCCAATAACATGTTTAATTCGTTCAGCGGTTGCTTCACCAATTAATGCACCATAATTACGACGCACATAGTTGATAATTGCCTCATCAAAACGGTCTCCACCAATTCTTGCTGATGCAGAATAGACAACACCGTTTAACGAAATAACAGC
The sequence above is drawn from the Gilliamella apicola genome and encodes:
- the mreD gene encoding rod shape-determining protein MreD, which codes for MRARNSILVIWFTLLIGLFFQIIPWSPSYDMFKPHLFLLIIAYWLITLPYQISIGTAFVFGLIIDLCSGTILGVHAFIYSLIAYLLVFKYQLLSNLALWQQAFILFGISVCYNALIFIFQASIYHTITMSPYILLSSCVDGFLWIWIYLLLQRIKLSFAIN
- a CDS encoding DedA family protein, with protein sequence METIITLYHAFINMDIATLSNPNVLWTLYGMLFVVILLENGVLPAAFLPGDSLLFLTGVLISLDVFHFGLINFILISGAALGTWLGYVQGLWLGNTKLVKGWMEHVPEKYHKKSEVLFHKYGLQALFIGRFIAFVRTLLPMMAGISGLHSRKFHIYNWISATLWIFLIVTLGYLFGLSPVFNKYEKQIMSLLMLIPVFLLVLGLIFSLWLAFKRWWAKKKQS
- the rng gene encoding ribonuclease G — translated: MSVELLMNVTPSETRVAYIEDGVLQEIHVDRESRRGIVGNIYKGKIIRILPGMQAAFVDIGLEKAAFLHASDIMPHTECVSDSEQEQFQVKDISELVRQGQDLMVQVVKDPLGTKGARLTTDITLPSRYLVLMPGQNSAHVATSQRIESEEERQRLKHIVEQYVTPDGGFIVRTAAEGANAHELEQDANFLKRLWAKIKERMARPTSKNLVYGELALSQRVLRDFVGDPIERILVDSKLTYDLLVDFTQEFMPEVTDKLFHYRGNIPIFDLYDTENEIQRALDRKVKLKSGGYLIIDQTEAMTTIDINTGAFVGHRNLEETIFNTNIEATIAIARQLRLRNLGGIIIIDFIDMQETLHRERVLQSLQDSLSKDRARTTINSFSTLGLVEMTRKRTRESIGHILCEECPACKGRGIVKSVETVCNEILREIVRVYKAHRSEYFLVYASSAVANALTIDESHALAEVEVFVGKRVEVKIEPLYIQEQYDVVLM
- the tldD gene encoding metalloprotease TldD, encoding MIVTQVSERLLTPNNLSHQDISHLLDMLSSRQIDFGDLYFLSGYYESWVLEDSIIKNASFHRDQGVGVRAVVGEKTGFAYTDQLSLNRLEQSVLAANSITKQQTPIVVTPFKTSKMIPMYASINPINSFSQEQKIALLRQVDQLARSIDKNVIEVSASLTGSYEDILIAATDGTLCADVRPLVRLSVSVIVEKGGKRERGSSGGGGRFGYEYFLNINPKTSESFADSYTREAVRLALVSLSAKATPAGTMPVILGAGWPGVLLHEAVGHGLEGDFNRKNSSVFSGKIGEKVTSELCTIVDDGTIENRRGSLSIDDEGTVSQKTVLIENGVLKGYMFDKINAKLMNTHSTGNGRREGYSCLPMPRMTNTYMLAGESSFDDIINSVDYGLYAPNFSGGQVDITSGKFVFSTSEAYLIEKGKITTPVKGATLIGSGIETMQQISMVGNDLTLDSGVGICGKAGQSVPVGVGQPTLKVDNLTVGGTINN
- the mreC gene encoding rod shape-determining protein MreC, giving the protein MKLLFSKRSPLSVQLFISLLLSIILIILDLNYRPFKEVRYYLDTMISPLYYISNAPKATYDSLYEMSKTREALEKENANLNKILLEKKTDLLLLEHLRHENDRLRELLGSPLRHDEHKMAAQVILADTDPYVYQVVINKGKKDGVYIGQPVVDDKGIVGQIYETAQKTSRAILVCDYQHAIPVQILRNDISMVAVGNGCSNDLTLDFLPNNVDIKVGDILVTSGLDGRFPEGYPVAVVSSVKLDISDSTPVISATPTADLTRLRYLLLLWGDQGVKHEGS
- a CDS encoding rod shape-determining protein → MFKKVRGLFSNDLSIDLGTANTLIYVKGQGIVLNEPSVVAIRQDRTGTPKSVAAVGQAAKQMLGRTPGNIAAIRPMKDGVIADFSVTEKMLQYFIRQVHSHSFLRPSPRVLVCVPVGATQVERRAIRESALGAGAREVYLIEEPMAAAIGADLPVSSPTGSMVVDIGGGTTEVAVISLNGVVYSASARIGGDRFDEAIINYVRRNYGALIGEATAERIKHVIGSAYPGDEVLEIEVRGRNLAEGVPRSFTLNSNEILEALQEPLSGIVSAVKVALEQCPPELASDISEHGMVLTGGGALLRNIDKLLSAETGIHVVVAEDPLTCVARGGGKALDMVDMEGGDLFSEE